One Bartonella tribocorum CIP 105476 genomic window carries:
- a CDS encoding CCA tRNA nucleotidyltransferase, translated as MNIRQNFKQVAWLQKSDIQTLLRVLSLEGEEARIVGGAVRNQLLGQPISDIDIATTCLPQQIITRVEEAGFKAIPTGIAFGTITVVAHSCAYEVTTLRSDIETDGRHAKVAFGRDWKKDAERRDFTINALYCDAAGNLYDDVGGLSDIESQTVRFIGVAENRISEDYLRILRFFRFFAWYGVGRPDGEGLKACVRLKDGLQKLSSERIWAEMKKLLLASDPTRALLWMRQSRILSLIFPETEKWGIDAIHALVETEQTLGWKVDPFLRLESLLPPDPIRLHKMAQRLRFSHKETTRLKEWAELEIISQNCSDHFVQKLIYFHGRQPVLDQLSLSIAASHVDTLEKGDALQKTEDYLKLYQLVQKWQIPTFPINGNDLIKKGFSKGILLGKKLKELEMIWVESGFLMDRHALLEKIDL; from the coding sequence GCGCGTATCGTGGGGGGAGCGGTGCGCAATCAACTATTAGGGCAACCTATTAGTGATATTGATATTGCGACAACCTGCTTACCGCAACAGATTATCACGCGTGTAGAAGAAGCTGGATTTAAAGCTATTCCTACAGGGATTGCGTTTGGTACAATCACAGTGGTTGCGCATTCATGTGCTTATGAGGTCACAACACTTCGCAGCGATATTGAAACAGATGGTCGTCATGCAAAAGTGGCTTTTGGTCGTGATTGGAAAAAAGATGCTGAACGGCGTGATTTTACGATAAATGCCCTTTATTGTGATGCTGCTGGCAACCTTTATGATGATGTGGGAGGTTTGAGCGATATTGAAAGCCAAACAGTTCGTTTTATCGGTGTTGCAGAAAATCGTATTAGCGAAGATTATTTGCGTATTTTACGTTTTTTTCGCTTTTTTGCATGGTATGGAGTGGGGCGACCGGATGGGGAAGGATTGAAGGCATGTGTTCGTTTAAAAGATGGTTTACAAAAACTTTCTTCTGAGCGTATTTGGGCAGAAATGAAAAAGCTTCTTTTGGCTTCTGATCCAACACGTGCTCTTTTATGGATGCGACAAAGCAGAATTTTGTCACTCATTTTTCCTGAAACAGAAAAATGGGGCATTGATGCAATTCACGCATTGGTGGAAACAGAACAGACACTTGGTTGGAAAGTTGATCCATTTTTACGGCTAGAAAGTCTTCTTCCTCCTGATCCTATACGTCTTCATAAAATGGCACAGCGCTTGCGTTTTTCCCATAAGGAAACAACACGATTAAAGGAATGGGCTGAGTTAGAAATAATAAGCCAAAATTGTTCTGATCATTTTGTGCAAAAACTGATTTATTTTCATGGGCGACAGCCGGTTTTAGATCAATTATCCTTATCTATCGCTGCATCACATGTCGATACTCTAGAAAAAGGGGATGCTTTGCAAAAAACAGAAGATTATCTCAAACTTTATCAGCTTGTTCAAAAATGGCAGATTCCAACTTTTCCCATTAATGGTAACGATTTAATAAAAAAAGGTTTTTCAAAAGGTATCCTTTTAGGAAAAAAGCTTAAAGAACTAGAAATGATATGGGTTGAAAGTGGATTTTTAATGGATCGTCATGCATTATTAGAAAAAATTGATTTATAA
- a CDS encoding tRNA (cytidine(34)-2'-O)-methyltransferase, translated as MTLHIALFQPDIAGNTGTILRLSACFGLHVHIIEPAGFNLSDRNLKRAGLDYLEYASLERHIDWQHFISSMKRFNRRLLLLSTKAKTCYTQICYQKNDVLLFGRESAGVPDYVHESADYTLKIPMQPQSRSLNLAMSVAITTGEALRQIGYHEGNCNL; from the coding sequence ATGACACTTCATATAGCTCTTTTCCAACCTGATATTGCTGGTAATACTGGAACGATTTTACGTCTTAGTGCTTGTTTTGGTTTACATGTGCACATTATTGAACCCGCAGGATTTAATCTGTCAGATCGTAATCTCAAACGTGCAGGATTGGATTATCTCGAATATGCTTCCTTAGAACGACACATTGATTGGCAACATTTTATAAGCTCCATGAAACGCTTTAACCGCCGTCTGTTGCTTTTAAGTACAAAAGCAAAAACATGCTATACGCAGATATGCTATCAAAAAAATGATGTTTTACTTTTTGGTCGTGAATCAGCTGGTGTCCCCGATTACGTCCATGAATCTGCCGATTACACATTGAAAATTCCCATGCAACCACAGTCCCGCTCTCTCAATCTCGCCATGAGTGTAGCCATAACAACAGGGGAAGCCCTGCGTCAAATTGGTTATCATGAAGGAAACTGTAATCTATAA
- the petA gene encoding ubiquinol-cytochrome c reductase iron-sulfur subunit → MGKQTRRDFLFLVTAVAGAVGMGVVTWPFIRQLRPDEAVLASSSVEVDLSGIEEGMSVTVKWRGQPVVIRNRTAKEISDARAVNLSLLKDRQARNPNFEGEKEATDFARSAGKGRENWLIVINLCTHLGCVTLGQSGKFGGWLCPCHGSVYDTAGRVRSGPANYNLAIPPYQFLSDTLLKIG, encoded by the coding sequence ATGGGTAAGCAGACGAGGCGGGATTTTCTGTTTTTGGTAACAGCTGTTGCAGGAGCAGTTGGCATGGGAGTTGTTACATGGCCTTTTATCCGTCAGTTGCGCCCAGATGAGGCTGTTTTGGCATCTTCTTCTGTTGAGGTTGACCTTTCTGGTATTGAAGAGGGGATGTCGGTAACGGTAAAGTGGCGAGGACAGCCTGTTGTTATTCGAAATCGTACGGCAAAAGAAATTTCTGATGCGCGCGCTGTGAATTTGAGTCTTCTAAAAGATCGTCAAGCTCGAAATCCTAATTTTGAAGGTGAAAAAGAAGCGACGGATTTTGCACGTTCAGCCGGCAAAGGGCGTGAAAATTGGCTTATTGTCATTAATCTTTGTACGCATTTAGGCTGTGTAACACTTGGGCAATCGGGTAAGTTTGGAGGGTGGTTGTGTCCGTGTCATGGATCTGTTTATGACACCGCTGGAAGAGTGCGCTCAGGTCCAGCGAACTATAATTTAGCTATTCCGCCCTACCAATTTCTTTCTGATACTTTACTCAAAATAGGATAA
- a CDS encoding cytochrome b, producing the protein MTRFPPYCPKNALARWFDKRFPLPRFFYNAFVIFPVPRNLNYFYTFGGILTIMLLAQLLTGLVLAMHYVPDVYLAFETGERFRREGQFGWLFRPWHSVGSSFFFIAVYIHLARGLYYGSYKNMREMVWVTGILIYIIMMAIAFFGYVLVWGMMSISAASVIAGLLKTIPLVGAWLHETLLGGYGVGQPTLNRFYVFHYVLSFVLLLFVGLHIWAIHCVGQGNPTGLAIQSEKETVPFSPYALIKDIFAITVFLIFFAWFLFYMPDYMGQAENYSVADPLKAPLRVVPEWYFLPFYAMLRAITFDIGIFSSTFVGFVLFVSSIFVLMFVPWLDRSKICSARYRPVYKIFFWAFVIDVVFLGWLGSREISDRILLWTQLATVYYFIFFLVILPILPRFEKSRSLPSSIMQDLKQKKKRLW; encoded by the coding sequence ATGACAAGGTTTCCTCCTTATTGTCCTAAAAATGCTCTTGCCCGTTGGTTTGATAAGCGTTTTCCTCTTCCTCGTTTTTTTTATAATGCATTTGTGATTTTTCCTGTTCCGCGTAATCTTAATTACTTTTATACATTTGGCGGTATTTTAACCATTATGCTTTTAGCACAGCTCTTGACGGGTCTTGTCTTGGCGATGCATTATGTTCCAGATGTTTATTTGGCTTTTGAAACGGGTGAACGATTTCGGCGTGAGGGGCAGTTTGGGTGGCTTTTTCGTCCATGGCATAGTGTAGGCTCTTCGTTTTTTTTTATTGCTGTTTATATCCATTTGGCGCGCGGACTTTATTATGGTTCTTATAAAAATATGCGAGAAATGGTGTGGGTCACAGGGATTTTGATTTATATCATTATGATGGCAATTGCTTTTTTTGGTTATGTGCTTGTTTGGGGGATGATGTCTATTTCAGCCGCTTCAGTGATTGCAGGGCTTTTAAAAACGATACCTTTGGTGGGGGCATGGTTGCATGAGACACTTCTTGGTGGTTATGGCGTAGGACAACCAACATTGAATCGTTTTTATGTTTTCCATTATGTTTTATCATTTGTTTTGCTTCTTTTTGTAGGGCTTCATATTTGGGCAATTCACTGTGTGGGGCAAGGAAATCCAACGGGTCTTGCGATACAATCAGAGAAGGAAACGGTACCGTTTTCGCCTTATGCGCTTATCAAAGATATTTTTGCCATTACGGTTTTCCTGATCTTTTTTGCTTGGTTTTTATTTTATATGCCCGATTATATGGGGCAAGCCGAAAATTATAGCGTAGCTGATCCTTTAAAGGCACCGCTTCGTGTGGTTCCAGAATGGTATTTCTTGCCTTTTTATGCGATGCTGCGTGCTATAACTTTTGATATTGGTATTTTTTCTTCAACTTTTGTGGGCTTTGTTCTCTTCGTCAGTTCGATTTTCGTGTTAATGTTTGTTCCATGGTTAGATCGTTCTAAAATATGTTCAGCGAGATATCGACCTGTTTATAAAATTTTCTTTTGGGCCTTTGTTATTGATGTCGTTTTTCTTGGTTGGTTGGGGTCAAGGGAAATAAGTGACAGAATTCTTTTATGGACGCAATTGGCTACGGTTTATTATTTTATATTCTTTTTGGTTATTTTGCCGATTTTGCCTAGGTTTGAAAAAAGCCGTTCTCTTCCTTCTTCAATTATGCAAGATTTGAAACAGAAGAAAAAGAGACTATGGTAA
- a CDS encoding cytochrome c1, whose protein sequence is MVNVFVRLVVIIAMSFSAQSLASNISDRSDQEEEFISFPLQIPKKQEWSFSGPFGFYDKAQLRRGLKVYKQVCSSCHGLKYVAFRHLKALGYDQEQIKALAGQYEVRDGPNREGKIFKRAGVSTDYFPSPFMNEEEAKFVLNGSYPPDLSLIARARSVSLPFPALITDILTHYDTAGPDYITALLTGYQEAPKKIEIVDGYWYNPYFIASHSLTMAPPLHDDMIAYEDGTPQTVEHYARDVAAFLMWAADPHMEIRKKTGFRVILFLIIFAGLVYILKNRIWFGLEEETKEEIKRKG, encoded by the coding sequence ATGGTAAATGTTTTTGTCAGACTGGTTGTTATTATTGCTATGAGCTTTTCTGCGCAGAGTTTGGCGAGTAATATCTCTGATCGATCTGATCAAGAGGAAGAATTTATTTCTTTTCCTTTACAGATTCCTAAAAAACAAGAATGGAGTTTTTCAGGGCCATTTGGGTTTTATGATAAGGCGCAATTGCGGCGTGGGTTAAAGGTTTATAAACAAGTTTGTTCCAGCTGCCATGGGCTAAAATATGTGGCTTTTCGCCATTTAAAAGCTCTTGGATATGATCAAGAACAGATTAAAGCTTTGGCAGGGCAATATGAAGTGCGTGATGGCCCCAATCGAGAAGGAAAAATTTTTAAACGTGCTGGGGTTTCAACGGATTATTTTCCTTCTCCCTTTATGAACGAAGAAGAAGCAAAGTTTGTTTTGAATGGTTCTTATCCTCCAGATTTATCATTGATAGCACGTGCACGTAGTGTATCTTTACCGTTTCCTGCTTTAATTACTGATATATTGACTCATTATGATACGGCGGGTCCAGATTATATTACAGCTCTTTTAACAGGATATCAGGAAGCACCAAAGAAGATAGAAATTGTAGATGGTTATTGGTATAATCCTTATTTTATTGCCAGTCATTCTTTAACCATGGCGCCTCCTTTGCATGATGATATGATTGCTTATGAAGATGGAACTCCCCAAACCGTTGAGCATTATGCGCGTGATGTTGCTGCTTTTTTGATGTGGGCTGCCGATCCTCATATGGAGATTCGTAAAAAAACAGGTTTTCGTGTTATTTTATTTTTAATCATTTTTGCAGGGCTTGTTTATATTTTAAAAAATCGTATTTGGTTTGGTTTAGAGGAAGAAACAAAAGAGGAAATAAAGAGAAAAGGATAA
- a CDS encoding PRC-barrel domain-containing protein, with protein sequence MKKIACTTLMSILMISSTYAQSFEVPSKPEIISSTGIVQVGIDKSVRYVTPLATDFVASSLIGANVYNIEDENIGEVKDIILRENNIVGFVIAVGGFLGIGESYVVVSPETIQMTNDYGKWKLITNATKDSLKNAPTFKYEGRWIR encoded by the coding sequence ATGAAAAAAATTGCATGTACTACTCTTATGTCAATTTTGATGATTTCTAGTACTTATGCTCAGTCTTTTGAAGTGCCTTCTAAACCTGAAATAATTTCTTCGACGGGTATTGTACAGGTAGGGATCGATAAGTCTGTGCGTTATGTGACACCTTTAGCAACGGATTTTGTTGCTTCCAGCCTTATAGGCGCCAATGTTTATAATATAGAAGATGAAAATATTGGTGAAGTAAAGGATATTATTCTACGTGAAAATAATATTGTAGGGTTTGTGATTGCTGTTGGCGGTTTCCTTGGCATAGGGGAGAGTTATGTGGTCGTTTCTCCAGAAACAATTCAGATGACAAATGATTATGGTAAGTGGAAACTTATTACAAATGCAACAAAGGATTCTTTGAAGAACGCTCCAACATTTAAATACGAAGGACGTTGGATACGCTAA
- the ychF gene encoding redox-regulated ATPase YchF — MGFKCGIVGLPNVGKSTLFNALTKTATAQAANYPFCTIEPNTGEVAVPDLRMEKIASIAGSKEIIPTRINFVDIAGLVRGASKGEGLGNKFLANIREVDAIVHVLRCFQNEDITHVEGRIDPVCDATTVETELMLADLESLERRIVQIRKRATGKDKEALTILPVMEKALNILQQGNPVRLLLNDISSDEHCVLKNLNLLTSKPVLYVCNVSENDAAHGNSFTQTVEKMAIEQNAQSIIISASIEAEITQLSDAEASEYLDALGLFEPSLNRLIRAGYHLLNLITYFTCGPKETRAWTIPHGTKAPQAAGVIHSDFERGFIRAQTISYDDYIALGGESGAKEAGKARDEGKEYIVQDGDIILFKHNT, encoded by the coding sequence ATGGGCTTTAAATGCGGTATTGTCGGATTACCTAATGTTGGGAAATCAACTCTTTTTAATGCATTAACCAAAACAGCCACTGCACAGGCTGCCAATTATCCTTTTTGTACCATTGAACCCAATACCGGTGAAGTTGCTGTTCCAGATTTACGAATGGAAAAAATTGCATCGATTGCAGGTTCAAAAGAAATTATTCCTACACGTATTAATTTCGTTGATATTGCGGGGCTTGTACGAGGTGCTTCAAAAGGTGAAGGTTTAGGGAACAAATTTTTAGCCAATATTCGCGAAGTCGATGCTATTGTCCACGTTTTACGCTGTTTTCAAAACGAAGATATTACTCACGTAGAAGGACGTATTGATCCTGTTTGTGATGCGACAACAGTTGAAACTGAACTCATGCTTGCGGATCTAGAAAGTCTTGAGAGACGAATCGTACAAATTCGTAAACGAGCAACGGGAAAAGACAAAGAAGCTCTCACAATTCTACCCGTTATGGAAAAAGCATTAAATATCCTGCAACAAGGAAATCCTGTCCGTTTATTACTCAACGATATCTCTTCCGATGAACACTGCGTTCTTAAAAATTTGAATCTTTTAACTTCAAAGCCTGTACTTTATGTTTGTAACGTAAGCGAAAATGACGCCGCTCATGGAAATAGCTTTACCCAAACAGTAGAAAAAATGGCAATAGAGCAAAATGCGCAAAGCATTATCATTTCTGCTTCTATCGAAGCGGAAATCACACAATTGAGTGATGCTGAAGCATCAGAATATCTCGATGCTCTAGGACTCTTTGAACCAAGTTTAAATCGCCTTATTCGCGCTGGTTACCATTTACTTAATCTCATTACTTATTTCACCTGTGGACCTAAAGAAACACGAGCATGGACAATTCCACATGGTACAAAAGCTCCCCAAGCCGCTGGCGTTATTCACTCAGATTTTGAGCGCGGCTTCATTCGTGCTCAAACCATCAGCTACGATGACTATATTGCTTTGGGGGGAGAAAGCGGTGCAAAAGAAGCTGGCAAAGCTCGCGATGAAGGAAAAGAATACATTGTGCAAGATGGCGATATCATATTATTTAAACATAATACTTAA